The genomic region TTTTGAAAATCTCGCTTAGAGATTCCATTACTAAGGAAGCAATGATGAGATAGAGAGCATAGTATCCTAGTTGTTCATGTTTTGAGATTAGGGCCAGCTCGCAAAACTCATTTTTAATAGCATCTGTTGCAATATCACCTAGGTATATTGTTAAAAGGTAGAAAAGAGGTGCGCTAAAGACTAGGCACCTAGTTACAAAATTGAATTTATGACTAAGTTCTCGATATTTAAGAAAGGTCGCAAGTTCAATAGATTTAGAGATCATTGCAAGAAAGAACATTGCAATTGGAAAATGAGAAATCATTGGGTGTAAAAGTTCATCTCTAATCAATATCATTGAATTTGTACCGCGTTAGTTATAAGTAATATTTATATTTTATACAGGAGAAATTGAAAATGGCCAAAATCATTTCTATTTTATT from Halobacteriovorax sp. HLS harbors:
- a CDS encoding DUF2231 domain-containing protein is translated as MILIRDELLHPMISHFPIAMFFLAMISKSIELATFLKYRELSHKFNFVTRCLVFSAPLFYLLTIYLGDIATDAIKNEFCELALISKHEQLGYYALYLIIASLVMESLSEIFKTKKFILSIATLFTLIFSNYFIFETAHLGGQLVYEKGAAVKVAPKCN